The Apium graveolens cultivar Ventura chromosome 11, ASM990537v1, whole genome shotgun sequence genome has a window encoding:
- the LOC141696588 gene encoding uncharacterized protein LOC141696588, with product MKAGRPPSSRYCEYHEDTGHTTEQCFQLSNLIEGKIRRGQLVHYVQQEDNPRSHHRDQEDRVIDVIFGGAASGGFSHNSRKTYAREVFNVNPSTVKRPRANPTPVISFSDDDYHPGLIEGHQDALVITTRVGNNTVKKMLVDNGSFVDVLYYHAFSRMDIGDRRLENSRTPLYGFTGNEVHVVGTIDMPVLFGSPPCQVWKVIKFHVISASSSFNAILGRITITALKAITSNSHLKMKFPTDFGVGEMIGDQATVRQCCLTTVSPKKKREEDLGVNQVLEIDPRDSIESTSQNSCFPAEYTEVIEVVIDNPSKTTKVGKGLPEHLK from the coding sequence ATGAAGGCCGGGAGACCCCCCAGTTCCAGATATTGCGAGTATCATGAAGATACTGGTCACACTACAGAACAGTGCTTTCAACTTAGCAACCTCATAGAAGGAAAGATTCGTCGGGGACAGTTAGTACATTACGTACAACAAGAGGACAATCCTAGAAGTCACCATCGAGATCAAGAGGATCGGGTCATTGATGTCATATTCGGGGGAGCAGCTTCTGGAGGATTCTCTCACAACTCCAGGAAAACGTACGCTCGAGAAGTCTTCAATGTCAATCCCTCGACAGTTAAACGCCCTCGCGCGAACCCGACCCCAGTCATTTCCTTCTCCGATGATGATTATCATCCGGGGCTCATCGAGGGTCATCAAGATGCTCTTGTTATCACAACCCGAGTAGGAAATAATACTGTGAAAAAGATGTTGGTCGACAACGGAAGTTTTGTCGATGTCCTCTACTATCACGCCTTTTCGCGGATGGACATCGGAGATCGACGGCTCGAGAACTCTCGAACGCCATTGTACGGATTTACCGGAAATGAGGTCCATGTGGTAGGAACCATTGATATGCCAGTTCTCTTTGGCTCACCACCTTGCCAGGTTTGGAAAGTCATTAAATTTCATGTGATCAGTGCTTCTTCCAGCTTTAATGCCATCCTAGGCCGCATTACAATCACAGCCCTAAAGGCAATAACTTCAAACTCCCATTTGAAGATGAAATTTCCCACTGACTTCGGGGTCGGAGAAATGATTGGAGATCAAGCGACCGTGAGACAGTGTTGCCTGACAACAGTTTCCCCAAAAAAAAAGCGGGAGGAAGATCTAGGAGTCAACCAGGTACTCGAGATCGACCCTCGCGACTCAATTGAATCTACAAGTCAGAATTCATGTTTCCCTGCAGAATATACGGAGGTGATCGAAGTGGTCATCGACAACCCATCAAAGACAACCAAGGTGGGAAAAGGACTCCCCGAACATTTGAAATAA
- the LOC141696589 gene encoding uncharacterized protein LOC141696589 has translation MAWNIDVKITTIANCFRHCKIRSEENDEQELGEINEGVEGLNEVISNLRYRNVMDVEHLLNYPNENDAVMESPTDEEIIESVMSTDEGIDPEPDDSNVIPSVSSKEAFQALTTLNNYLLQHEQNIPGVIFALHKVKDEINFGFGGKKKQATIDSYFNKN, from the coding sequence ATGGCTTGGAATATTGATGTGAAAATAACCACAATTGCAAATTGTTTTCGGCATTGCAAGATTCGTTcagaagaaaatgatgaacaaGAACTTGGAGAAATAAATGAAGGTGTCGAAGGATTAAATGAAGTTATCTCTAATTTACGATATAGGAATGTGATGGATGTCGAGCATCTCTTAAACTATCCAAACGAGAATGATGCGGTTATGGAATCACCTACGGATGAAGAAATCATTGAGTCGGTAATGAGCACTGATGAAGGGATTGATCCTGAACCCGACGATAGCAATGTCATCCCAAGCGTGTCATCAAAGGAAGCATTTCAAGCACTCACCACTTTGAACAATTACTTGTTACAACACGAGCAAAACATACCAGGAGTTATTTTTGCTTTACATAAAGTCAAGGACGAGATTAATTTTGGCTTTGGTGGAAAGAAGAAACAAGCTACAATAGattcatattttaataagaattaa